The Candida dubliniensis CD36 chromosome 2, complete sequence genome contains a region encoding:
- a CDS encoding eIF-4F p150 homologue, putative (Similar to S. cerevisiae TIF4631): MSDNTTLNQSSTGDSKSTPGAVPSSTDGSSSAPVGNNANSVDQSSVSTDKQHGNQNVPQSGGGYSGQNYNANYQGYGNNLNYNSNFNNPNYYHKNQYNKNYTGSGGRQNNYNNNANQNNNQRYNNNKKQYNNQKMNHHHHNQQQPQQQYVNYPYNAAAAAAPQMYGYYMGGYQPLYVSGVPLQYGAIPGTPGQQFPGQVASPAAPTSQPQQISTPPTPKIRLTTKDGKPVDLDEKKRKTASSTPVASPQPAKATTVSSDKDSTPPSSTTATESKSTGSSAAEEFKRKIRERAAAAAAAASKGKEESATEAKKEGEEVPVAKEPSASVDQPAVIPPQESLKDTVENPQPEVSETPVETKKELPTNEETKEVLTSETNDTTPSDEPKVEENPVESNDKVEQPNETQSATVTVEGDNESIVDNRDEEVTTVSETETEPATAPASVPDFTISQFLERLKIVTPIDDILATKYPENIQGVDDSKQIAGKKYRYDPQFLIQFRDVISYTIDPTFKAHLESLDIHPNAMKRSGSTRDGSSRGGLPNKFTGGLPARFNGPGGKGGVPFDGGRQNSRSGSKRGGRGASTRDKSTRKGTPSKRGGGRGDRSEMRERGGGGGVGPGGEEDANKQGEVKPVEEVKPLEKSANRWVPKSRMQKKEVKVAEDGTILLEPEDVEKKTKSLLNKLTLEMFTSISDEIIGLTNQSKHEKDAATIKQIISLTFAKACDEPHWSEMYAKLCAKMCTSVSNDITDESITLKDGTHASGGVLARRLLLATCQKEYEKGWTDKLPTNPDGSPLEPEMMSDEYYAMAAAKRRGLGLVKFIGHLYNLNMLNDHVIYVCLKDQTKNTIDPSDDSLENLTQLIQTVGPKLDSNERTRTMLKIVFDYIEKVLEGVKLPSRIKFMLMDLQDLRQAKWISVKGDAGPKTIEEIHRDAEIKKMEEERAKNEKKRKQHQLGGDSRSNSSRGGSNWNNNNNNNNNNINNNNNNNQSSNGPFMKKSPSFITQRVGSSRSPSTSTLQNSDLQRDTSKRSEPSQSNIFAALEGGDDDEDE; this comes from the coding sequence ATGTCTGATAATACTACCTTGAATCAGTCCTCGACTGGTGATTCCAAATCAACACCTGGTGCTGTCCCATCATCCACCGATGGATCGTCATCGGCTCCAGTTGGTAATAATGCCAATTCTGTTGATCAATCTTCAGTATCTACTGACAAACAACATGGAAATCAAAATGTCCCACAATCTGGTGGTGGCTATTCTGGCCAAAATTATAATGCCAATTATCAAGGATATGGTAATAATCTTAATTATAATAGCAACTTCAATAACCCCAATTATTATCACAAAAACCAGTATAATAAAAACTACACTGGCAGCGGTGGAAGACAGAATAACTACAATAACAATGCCAATCagaacaacaatcaaagatataacaataacaagaaGCAATACAATAACCAGAAAATGaatcaccatcatcataacCAACAGCAACCACAACAGCAATATGTGAACTATCCTTACAATGCTGCTGCCGCTGCAGCTCCTCAAATGTACGGTTATTATATGGGTGGTTATCAACCATTGTATGTTTCTGGTGTTCCACTTCAATATGGTGCAATTCCAGGAACTCCAGGTCAACAGTTTCCAGGTCAGGTTGCTTCACCAGCTGCACCAACTTCCCAACCACAACAAATCTCAACACCTCCAACTCCCAAAATAAGATTAACTACTAAAGATGGTAAACCAGTTGATTTGGATGagaagaaaaggaaaacaGCATCCTCTACTCCTGTCGCATCTCCTCAACCAGCCAAGGCCACCACAGTTTCAAGTGATAAAGATAGTACACCCCCTAGTTCAACCACTGCAACAGAAAGCAAATCTACAGGTCTGTCTGCTGCTGAGGAATTTAAGAGAAAGATTAGAGAAAgagcagcagcagcagctgCCGCTGCTTCTAAAGGGAAGGAAGAATCTGCCACTGAAGCTAAAAAAGAAGGTGAAGAAGTTCCAGTTGCAAAGGAGCCATCTGCAAGTGTGGACCAACCAGCTGTTATTCCTCCTCAAGAATCTCTTAAAGATACTGTTGAAAATCCTCAACCAGAGGTTAGTGAAACTCCTGTGGAAACCAAAAAGGAACTTCCAACTAATGAAGAAACTAAGGAGGTATTAACTTCTGAAACTAATGACACCACACCTTCTGATGAACCAAAAGTAGAAGAAAACCCAGTGGAACTGAATGATAAAGTTGAACAACCAAATGAAACTCAATCAGCAACTGTGACTGTTGAAGGAGATAATGAATCGATAGTGGACAATAGAGATGAAGAAGTGACTACTGTTTCTGAAACTGAAACCGAGCCAGCTACAGCTCCTGCTAGTGTTCCTGATTTCACTATATCCCAATTTTTAGAAAGATTAAAGATTGTAACTCCAATTGATGACATTCTTGCTACAAAATACCCTGAAAACATCCAAGGTGTTGATGATTCCAAGCAAATTGCTGGAAAAAAATACAGATATGACCCacaatttttaattcaattcagAGACGTTATTTCCTATACCATTGATCCAACTTTCAAAGCACATTTGGAATCATTGGATATCCATCCAAATGCAATGAAACGTTCCGGTTCTACTAGAGATGGTTCATCACGTGGTGGCTTACCAAATAAATTCACTGGAGGATTGCCTGCCAGATTTAATGGGCCTGGTGGCAAAGGTGGTGTTCCATTTGATGGGGGTAGACAGAATTCAAGAAGTGGATCCAAGAGAGGAGGTAGAGGTGCATCGACAAGAGATAAATCTACAAGAAAAGGTACGCCTTCGAAAAGAGGTGGAGGCAGAGGAGATAGATCTGAGATGCGTGaaagaggaggaggaggaggagttGGACCAGGAGGAGAAGAAGATGCAAATAAACAGGGCGAAGTTAAACCCGTTGAAGAAGTCAAACCATTGGAAAAATCTGCCAATAGATGGGTTCCTAAATCAAGAAtgcaaaagaaagaagttAAAGTTGCTGAAGATGGTACTATTTTATTAGAACCTGAAGATGTTGAGAAGAAGactaaatcattattgaaCAAGTTAACATTAGAAATGTTTACATCAATTAgtgatgaaattattggTCTTACAAATCAATCGAAACATGAAAAAGATGCTGCCActataaaacaaataatttcattaacaTTTGCCAAAGCATGTGATGAACCTCATTGGTCGGAAATGTATGCTAAATTATGTGCCAAAATGTGTACTAGTGTTTCTAATGATATTACTGATGAAAGTATTACATTGAAAGATGGAACTCATGCATCAGGAGGTGTACTTGCAAGAAGACTTTTATTAGCTACCTGTCAAAAAGAATATGAAAAAGGTTGGACTGATAAATTACCAACTAATCCTGATGGTTCACCATTAGAACCAGAAATGATGTCTGATGAATATTATGCCATGGCTGCTGCCAAAAGAAGAGGTCTTGGGTTAGTCAAATTTATTGGtcatttatataatttgaatatgtTGAATGATCATGTTATATATGTTTGTTTGAAAGatcaaaccaaaaataCTATTGATCCATCAGATGATAGTTTAGAAAATTTGactcaattaattcaaacTGTGGGACCAAAACTTGATTCTAAtgaaagaacaagaacTATGCTTAAAATTGTTTTCgattatattgaaaaagttcTAGAAGGAGTTAAATTACcatcaagaattaaatttatGTTAATGGATTTACAAGATTTAAGACAAGCTAAATGGATAAGTGTTAAAGGTGATGCTGGACCTAAAactattgaagaaattcaTCGTGATgctgaaattaaaaaaatggaagaagaaagagccaagaatgaaaaaaagaggaaACAACATCAATTGGGAGGTGATAGTAGATCTAATTCTTCAAGAGGTGGTTCAAATTggaataataacaataacaacaacaacaacaacatcaacaataataataataataatcaatcatCGAATGGACCTTTTATGAAGAAATCTCCTTCATTTATAACTCAAAGAGTTGGATCTAGTCGTAGTCCTTCAACATCGACTCTTCAGAATTCTGACCTTCAAAGAGATACATCCAAAAGATCTGAACCTAGTCAATCTAATATTTTTGCTGCATTAGAAGgaggtgatgatgatgaagatgagtAG
- a CDS encoding 26S protease regulatory subunit, putative (Similar to S. cerevisiae RPT6) gives MCVCVIGFSGLSLLFSHSNFTHDPKKKKKKVRTSISKSGKLKKFFPFSQSRVQDLIIHHHQEMTTSIDKPYVHEGGIRPYFEQQIQDTEIRIQQTTQNLRRLEAQRNKLNNKVRQLKDELRLLQEPGSYVGEVVKVMGLKKVLVKIHPEGKFIVNVTKDIDVKKLTPSIRVCLKADSHDLYKILPNKIDPLVSLMMVEKVPDSTYDMVGGLDKQIKEIKEVIELPVKHPELFESLGIAQPKGVILYGPPGTGKTLLARAVAHHTECKFIRVSGSELVQKYIGEGSRMVRELFVMAREHAPSIIFMDEIDSIGSSRVEGSSGGDSEVQRTMLELLNQLDGFESSKDIKIIMATNRLDILDPALLRPGRIDRKIEFPAPTVAARTDILKIHSRSMNLTRGINLRKIAEKMNGCSGADVKGVCTEAGMYALRERRIHVTQEDFELAVAKVMSKNDDGAVSLQKLFK, from the coding sequence atgtgtgtgtgtgtgatTGGTTTTTCTGGCCTCTCTCTATTATTCTCTCACTCGAATTTCACACACGAcccgaaaaaaaaaaaaaaaaaggtcaGAACTTCAATCTCAAAAAGTGGCAAACtcaaaaaattctttcctttttccCAATCACGAGTACAAGATCTAAtcattcatcatcatcaagaAATGACtacttcaattgataaaccTTACGTTCATGAAGGTGGTATAAGACCATATtttgaacaacaaatacaagATACGGAAATAAGAATACAGCAAACCACACAGAACTTGCGTCGTTTGGAAGCCCAACGtaacaaattgaataacAAAGTGAGACAATTAAAGGATGAATTAAGATTGTTGCAAGAACCTGGATCATATGTAGGAGAAGTTGTTAAAGTTATGGGTTTGAAAAAAGTCTTGGTTAAAATTCATCCTGAAGGTAAATTCATTGTGAATGTTACAAAAGATATCGATGTCAAGAAATTGACCCCATCAATAAGAGTGTGTTTGAAAGCAGATTCTCACGATTTGTACAAAATATTACccaataaaattgatcCTTTGGTCTCATTGATGATGGTTGAAAAAGTCCCTGACTCAACATACGATATGGTTGGTGGGTTAgataaacaaatcaaagaaatcaaagaaGTTATTGAATTGCCTGTCAAGCATCCAGAATTGTTTGAGAGTTTGGGTATAGCTCAACCTAAGGGTGTTATATTGTATGGTCCACCAGGTACAGGTAAGACCTTGTTGGCAAGAGCCGTTGCCCACCACACCGAATGTAAATTCATTCGTGTTTCCGGTTCAGAATTGGTACAAAAGTATATTGGTGAAGGGTCTCGTATGGTTAGGGAATTGTTCGTGATGGCAAGAGAACATGCGCCATCGATTATTTTTAtggatgaaattgattctaTTGGGTCATCACGTGTTGAAGGCTCATCGGGTGGTGATTCTGAAGTGCAAAGAACAATGTTGGAATTGTTAAACCAATTGGATGGGTTTGAGAGTTCAAAAGACATCAAGATCATTATGGCCACTAATCGTTTAGATATTTTGGACCCAGCGTTATTGAGACCAGGTAGAATTGATAGAAAGATTGAATTTCCTGCTCCAACCGTTGCTGCTAGAACAGATATTTTGAAGATTCATTCCAGATCTATGAATTTGACAAGAGGTATTAATTTGCGTAAAATCGCTGAAAAAATGAATGGGTGTAGTGGTGCTGATGTGAAAGGGGTTTGTACTGAAGCTGGTATGTATGCATtaagagaaagaagaattcATGTAACTCAagaagattttgaattggCAGTTGCAAAGGTTATGTCCAAGAATGACGATGGTGCTGTCTCCTTACAGAAATTATTCAAGTAA
- a CDS encoding dnaJ-like chaperone, putative (Similar to S. cerevisiae JEM1), producing MRFPLSSLLVGAAFLSLTTCSSNDFDQKVLQLDKLFSEQGPTMNVLQAYEEIIRTAKSSSNTNSLPKLLFKKAIIEINLNKEIQAIADLKWVLQLDPAMGPAKDKIVQLLMARGEFDSIQQYLINDNDKDIYDTIEKINQGINTSKELMEKHEYQQCADILNEIMSLSPTNYEITELYYNLALNSYRENPDSQLKYLGEMLPANKVIIQTAKSLIDINPMKSLNYFNVLSQFLLYTEVQFENSNRIIKNCLRIDNEYTSCGKLSKFYVKFQNFLKLLEDYSIIEGHYYTNTENNVKLDDEGLINPVIDYQFVINFLFVDDLQVSKLDKRKLPSSIKNNFDYLQYQTQKFGDDLGFVTSPKTLFLRDLNKLICEAYSLTGNSKKAKQFCDSFEDSDNLFLPKHIPEIDKYLSKKKYSQAEELLNKFNNNVKQTKLFTDRWAKVEEYHMKLNQQRQQQYFQQQQQQQQQQQQQRQRQQQYRAPPHQPRKKPANDYYKVLDVPRDADEKSIKKGYRTQTLKYHPDKYKGDDLTPEQIEKKMQAINQAYEVLSDPELRERYDRGDDPNDPMGQSHPQWQQQGGGGGQPNFNFNFGGGGGGNQFFQQFFGGQGFKFNGQGNPFGNSHHKVKITKNKKKNKTKRQ from the coding sequence ATGAGATTTCCATTATCTAGTCTATTAGTGGGCGCAGCCTTCTTGTCATTGACAACATGTTCTAGCAATGATTTTGATCAAAAAGTTTTACAACTTGACAAGTTATTTTCCGAGCAAGGTCCGACAATGAATGTTCTACAAGCATATGAAGAAATAATTCGAACGGCAAAATCTTCGTCCAATACGAATTCACTCCCTAAGTTATTATTCAAGAAAGCTATAATTGAgatcaatttgaataaagagATTCAAGCCATAGCTGATTTGAAATGGGTATTACAGCTAGATCCAGCAATGGGTCCAGCCAAGGATAAAATTGTACAATTATTGATGGCAAGAGGAGAATTCgattcaattcaacaataCCTAATTAACGACAATGACAAGGATATTTACGATACAATTGAGAAAATCAACCAAGGTATTAACACTAGTAAAGAATTAATGGAAAAACACGAATATCAACAATGTGCAGATATtttgaatgaaattatGTCATTGAGTCCAAcaaattatgaaattaCTGAATTATACTATAATTTGGCCCTAAACTCTTATAGAGAGAATCCCGATtctcaattgaaatatttagGTGAAATGCTACCGGCCAATAAAGTGATTATACAAACTGCAAAAAGtttgattgatattaatCCCATGAAAAGTTTAAATTACTTTAATGTATTATCGCAGTTTTTATTATACACAGAAGTCCAATTTGAGAATTCCAATAGAATCATAAAGAATTGTTTGAGAATAGACAATGAATATACATCGTGTGGTAAGTTGTCGAAATTCTATGTCAAATTTCAGAATTTTctcaaattattagaagattattcaataattgaagGTCATTATTATACCAACACTGAAAATAACGTGAAGTTAGATGATGAAGGATTAATTAATCCAGTTATagattatcaatttgttatAAACTTCTTGTTTGTGGATGATTTGCAAGTATCAAAATTAGATAAGCGTAAACTACCATCAAGTATAAAGAATAACTTTGATTACTTACAATATCAAACTCAGAAGTTTGGAGACGATTTGGGATTTGTAACATCTCCAAAGACATTGTTCTTGCGGgatttaaacaaattgatatgTGAGGCATATTCCTTGACTGGCAACTCAAAGAAGGCAAAGCAGTTTTGTGATAGTTTTGAAGACTCTGATAACTTGTTTTTGCCAAAGCATATTCCAGAAATAGACAAATATTTACTGAAAAAGAAGTATTCCCAGGCAgaagaattgttgaataagtttaataataatgtaaaGCAAACAAAGTTGTTTACTGATAGATGGGCCAAAGTGGAGGAATATCATATGAAACTTAATCAACaaagacaacaacaatattttcaacaacaacaacaacaacagcagcaacaacaacagcaacgTCAACGTCAACAGCAATATAGAGCACCACCGCATCAACCACGAAAAAAGCCTGCTAATGATTACTATAAAGTTTTGGATGTGCCACGTGATGCTGATGAAAAGTCTATTAAGAAAGGGTATAGAACCCAAACATTAAAGTATCACCCAGATAAATATAAGGGAGATGATTTGACTCCTGAGCAGATTGAGAAAAAAATGCAAGCTATTAACCAAGCATATGAAGTGTTGAGCGATCCTGAATTACGTGAACGATATGATAGAGGTGATGATCCAAATGATCCAATGGGTCAGAGCCATCCACAGTGGCAACAACAAGGTGGTGGCGGTGGACAACCCAATTTCAACTTtaattttggtggtggtggtggtggcaaccaattctttcaacaattctttGGTGGTCAAGGgtttaaatttaatggACAAGGCAATCCATTCGGTAATTCACATCATAAAGTgaaaattacaaaaaacaagaaaaagaataaaaccaaaaggcagtaa
- a CDS encoding aminopeptidase y precursor, putative (Similar to S. cerevisiae APE3), with protein MKFLTLTTSLSLIVSINALPTSFGFWKNWFNLGEELTQEIIMDDISEQLINNDDKNLIIDGVIDETVYNALPEIDTETLQSLINETGLRSRAKDLFEIAQRSIGQYDHPTRVIGSPGHWGTIGYILSEIKKLKGYYTVKTQSFKALDGKVKSFSLLIDGVEPKSLAPFSLTPPTADGKPAHGNLVLINEFGCKLDNFPEFAKGNIVLIKRGECAFGDKSRNAGIAGALGAIIYDDEPLRGTLGNPTGKEVATVSVAKKDVQEYIDKLSKDPKHAFETTLYVDSYVKYIKTLNVIADSVFGDHDNIVSLGAHSDSVAEGPGINDDGSGTISLLEVAKHLTKFKLNNAVRFAWWAAEEEGLLGSTYYAEHLSAEENSKLRLFMDYDMMASPNYEYQVYDANNKDHPNGSGNLKDLYIDWYTSHGLNYTLTPFDGRSDYVGFIENGIPGGGIATGAEGIKDAKGQEKFGGKVGEWFDPCYHQLCDNLDNPDYEAWVINTKLIAHSVAVYAKSFEGFPKREPKKEVASASNSAKPNEFIYRGSKLIM; from the coding sequence AGAATTGGTTCAACTTGGGTGAGGAATTAACCCAAGAGATTATCATGGATGATATTTCtgaacaattgattaaCAATGATGacaaaaatttaattattgatggTGTTATTGATGAAACTGTTTATAATGCATTACCAGAAATTGATACTGAAACTTTACAaagtttaattaatgaaacaGGGTTGCGTTCTCGTGCTaaagatttatttgaaattgctCAACGTTCAATTGGTCAATATGATCATCCAACTAGAGTTATTGGTTCACCAGGTCATTGGGGTACTATTGGTTATATCTTATcggaaattaaaaaattaaaaggTTATTATACTGTCAAAACTCAAAGTTTCAAAGCTCTTGATGGGAAagttaaatcattttctttgttaaTTGATGGAGTAGAACCAAAATCATTAGCACCATTCAGTTTGACCCCACCTACCGCTGATGGGAAACCAGCTCATGGtaatttggttttgattaatgaatttggaTGTAAACTTGACAATTTCCCAGAATTTGCCAAGGGCAACATTGTTTTAATCAAACGTGGTGAATGTGCCTTTGGtgataaatcaagaaatgCCGGTATTGCTGGTGCTTTGGGTGCAATTatttatgatgatgaaccATTACGTGGTACATTAGGTAATCCAACTGGTAAAGAAGTTGCCACAGTTTCAGTTGCCAAGAAAGATGTGCAAGAATATATTGACAAATTGTCTAAAGACCCAAAACATGCATTTGAAACTACTTTGTATGTTGATTCCTATgttaaatatattaaaacaTTGAATGTCATTGCTGATTCAGTTTTTGGTGACCATGACAATATTGTTTCCTTGGGTGCTCATTCAGATTCTGTTGCTGAAGGTCCTGgtattaatgatgatggaTCTGGTACCATCTCCTTATTAGAAGTTGCCAAACATTTGACTAAATTCAAGTTGAATAATGCCGTTAGATTTGCTTGGTGGGCagctgaagaagaaggttTATTGGGATCAACTTATTATGCCGAACATTTATCAGCGGAAGAAAACTCTAAACTCAGACTTTTCATGGATTATGATATGATGGCTTCTCCAAATTATGAATATCAAGTGTATGATGCTAATAACAAAGATCATCCTAATGGTTCAGGAAACTTGAAAGatttatatattgattGGTACACTTCTCATGGATTAAACTACACCTTAACCCCATTCGATGGTAGATCTGATTATGTTGggtttattgaaaatggaaTTCCAGGTGGTGGTATTGCTACTGGGGCTGAAGGCATCAAAGATGCTAAAGGCcaagaaaaatttggtGGTAAAGTCGGTGAATGGTTTGATCCTTgttatcatcaattgtGTGATAATTTGGATAATCCTGATTATGAAGCTTGGGTAATTAATACTAAATTGATTGCTCATTCAGTAGCAGTTTATGCCAAATCATTCGAAGGATTCCCAAAAAGAGaaccaaagaaagaagTTGCCAGTGCATCAAACTCAGCAAAACCAAATGAGTTCATCTACAGAGGCTCTAAATTAATCATGTAA